From a single Brassica rapa cultivar Chiifu-401-42 chromosome A01, CAAS_Brap_v3.01, whole genome shotgun sequence genomic region:
- the LOC103837855 gene encoding autophagy-related protein 13b: MNRSSSNSEGAKAEQIIFEFFAKSLHIILESRTPFMSSRNFSGDQMICSPSPSSSSSSSSSVRPRDKWFNLALRECPAALESFDIGRRSSLEPLVVDVVLVARQPFQMSLSDQDELACETKNEQVIERWLVQYDNRKGREAAASRSSSSNSKLQVMYKKATLLLRSLFVMVRLLPAYKIFRELNSSGQICKFKLVPKVPTIVEPFTRREEAEMQKFAFAPVDTVCGRLCMSVMYRSLSDVSCEHSAPVSPTFITDYVGSPLADPLKRFPSLPLSYGSPPLLAFQRRHSWSFDRFKASSPPPSVSCSPSPTRSDSQALVRRLPDIPTGRRKDEERDFSPPCSPSGPVSRGITRTESAPVRIPAPSFESKQNLVAPSPRLKLLRQASLKPVRNSGGAVESGAGLEKLFLYGREDFRRSSGVRLSTNSSPRISFSRSSSRSYQEDFDDNDFPCPFDVEYDEITDPSSRPGSFDQRGDIHEPPLESSGSYPKKSQDAAVGTLVNMLKKAPPLRQDVSESSIPEIYWNNNNKKPAGAHEVAAASMTASGIALAAKTTADALEELRSYKEMKNVLLSQSTMGSSSVTTSPFAVSGS, encoded by the exons ATGAACAGGAGTAGCAGCAATTCAGAAGGTGCTAAAGCAGAGCAGATCATATTCGAGTTCTTCGCCAAAAGCCTCCACATCATCCTCGAATCAAGGACTCCTTTCATGTCTTCCCGAAACTTCAGCGGCGACCAGATGATCTGCTCCCCTTccccttcctcctcctcctcatcttcCTCTAGCGTCAGGCCCCGCGACAAATGGTTCAACCTAGCCCTCAGAGAATGCCCTGCAGCCTTAGAGAGTTTCGACATCGGCCGCAGAAGCAGCCTCGAGCCTCTGGTCGTCGATGTAGTTCTTGTAGCGAGACAACCATTTCAGATGAGTTTGTCAGATCAAGATGAGTTAGCGTGTGAGACAAAGAACGAGCAAGTTATAGAGAGGTGGTTGGTGCAGTACGATAACAGAAAGGGTAGGGAAGCTGCTGCTTCCAGGTCGAGTAGTAGTAACAGTAAGCTGCAAGTGATGTATAAGAAAGCGACTTTGCTGCTGAGATCACTCTTTGTGATGGTTAGGCTTTTGCCTGCTTACAAGATCTTCCGGGAACTCAACTCCTCCGGACAGATCTGCAAGTTTAAGCTCGTCCCTAAGGTCCCCACCATTGTCGAGCCGTTCACTCGGAGAGAAGAGGCGGAGATGCAGAAGTTCGCTTTTGCTCCGGTTGACACCGTCTGCGGTAGGCTTTGCATGTCGGTGATGTATCGCTCTCTCTCTGACGTGAGCTGTGAACACTCGGCTCCTGTCTCTCCGACGTTTATAACGGACTACGTTGGGAGTCCTTTGGCTGATCCGTTGAAGAGGTTCCCTTCTCTGCCTCTCTCTTACGGTTCGCCTCCGTTGCTGGCGTTTCAGAGGCGGCATAGCTGGAGTTTCGATAGGTTCAAGGCCTCCTCTCCTCCGCCTTCGGTTTCTTGCTCGCCGTCTCCTACGCGGTCGGATTCGCAGGCGTTGGTTCGTCGTCTTCCTGATATACCTACTGGTCGTAGGAAGGATGAAGAGAGAGACTTCTCCCCTCCTTGCTCTCCTTCAGGACCTGTCTCGAGAGGCATCACGCGTACTGAGAGTGCTCCTGTTAGAATCCCGGCTCCTAGTTTTGAGTCCAAGCAAAACTTGGTGGCGCCTTCTCCTCGTTTGAAACTGTTGAGACAGGCTTCTTTGAAGCCTGTGAGGAACAGTGGTGGTGCTGTTGAATCTGGAGCAGGGTTGGAGAAG cTGTTTCTTTATGGGAGAGAAGACTTTAGGAGGAGCTCTGGAGTGAGGCTGTCTACCAACAGCTCACCGAGGATATCGTTTTCTCGAAGTTCGAGTAGATCATACCAAGAAGATTTTGATGATAATGACTTCCCTTGCCCGTTTGATGTTGAGTATGACGAGATTACTGATCCTAGCAGCAG ACCAGGGTCTTTCGACCAGAGAGGAGATATACATGAACCACCACTTGAGTCAAGCGGCTCCTACCCAAAGAAGTCACAAGATGCTGCAGTTGGTACTCTTGTGAATATGCTGAAGAAAGCTCCGCCTCTCAGACAAGACGTCTCTGAATCTTCCATACCTGAGATTTActggaacaacaacaacaagaaaccTGCAGGGGCTCACGAGGTGGCAGCGGCGTCTATGACAGCGTCGGGGATTGCTCTGGCGGCGAAGACAACAGCGGATGCGTTGGAAGAGTTGAGGTCGTACAAggaaatgaagaatgtgttgcTTAGCCAATCCACAATGGGTTCTTCCTCAGTTACTACTTCACCCTTTGCTGTATCAGGATCTTGA